One part of the Pogoniulus pusillus isolate bPogPus1 unplaced genomic scaffold, bPogPus1.pri scaffold_47_arrow_ctg1, whole genome shotgun sequence genome encodes these proteins:
- the LOC135174166 gene encoding olfactory receptor 14A16-like has product MSNSSSISHFLLLPFAGTQQLQLLHFCLFLATYLAALLGNSLIITTIAWHHHLHTPMYFFLLNLTLLDLGTISTTVPKSMANSLRHSRTISYAGCAAQVFFFLFFISAEFSLLTIMAYDRYVAICRPLHYGTLLGSRACAHMAAAAWTCGLLYALLHTANTFSLPLCQGNAVHQFFCEIPQILKLSCSTAYLRELWLIVVSVCFFFVCFVFIVVSYVQIFRAVLRMPSEQGRHKAFATCLPHLAVLSLFLSTGFFAYLKPPSMTSPSWNLVVSVLYSVVPPAVNPLIYSLRNQQLKAALSKLLPGCFQKQ; this is encoded by the coding sequence ATGTCCAACAGCAGTTCCATCAGccacttcctcctgctgccattcgcaggcacacagcagctgcagctgctgcacttctgcctcttcctggccacctacctggctgccctcctgggcaacagcctcatcatcaccaccatcgcctggcaccaccacctgcacacccccatgtacttcttcctcctcaacctCACCCTCCTTGACCTGGGCACCATCTCCACCACTGTGCCCAAGTCCATGGCCAATTCCCTGAGGCACTCCAGGACCATCTCCtatgcaggctgtgctgctcaggtctttttctttctcttcttcatttCAGCAGAGTTTTCTCTCCTCACCATCATGGCCTACGACCGCTACgttgccatctgcagacccctgcactatggcaccctcctgggcagcagagcttgtgcccacatggcagcagctgcctggaccTGTGGCCTTCTCtatgctctgctgcacacagccaatacattttccctgcccctctgccagggcaatgcTGTGCACCAGTTCTTCTGTGAGATCCCCCAGATCCtcaagctctcctgctccacagcctaccTCAGGGAACTTTGGCTCATTGTGGTCAGTGtctgctttttctttgtctgttttgtgttcattgtggtgtcctatgtgcagatcttcagggcagtgctgaggatgccCTCTGAGCAGGGACGccacaaagcctttgccacctgcctccctcacctggctgtgctctccctGTTTCTCAGCACTGGCTTCTTTGCCTACCTGAAGCCCCCCTCCATGACCTCCCCATCCTGGAACCTGGTTGTGTCAGTTCTGTACTCAgtggtgcctccagcagtgaaccctctcatctacagcctgaggaaccagcagctgaaggctgccctgagcaaactgctccctggatgctttcagaagcaataa